The window CGTCCACCAGTTCGGCGGCGGAGACGCACTCGCCGAAGTCGTCTTCGATCTGTTCGTAGGGCGTGTGGAGACCGGCGGCCGCGAGACCGAGACGATCCATCGTGTCTGCCACTGCACCGACCGTGGTGTCGGGGAAGCCGGCGAACTCGACGGCGTCGACGCCGGTGTCGGCCACACGGTCCAGCAGGCGGTGGAGGTCCCAGTCCAGGTCGCGGAAGGAGTAGAGTTGAACGGCGGTCTGCATGCTGGCGACTGGATGGCCGGGGGAGAAAGGCGCTTGGGTTCGTGACGACCCGCGCCGGACTGTCGGCCTCGACCGTCGCCCGGTCAGTCCAACTCTCTCGTCAACCGGTACGCCGACACCACGGTCAACACCGCCGTCACCAGCAGGGCGGTCGCGGTCGCCAGCACGAAGGCGAGCATCAGAAAGTAGCCCTCCGCGCCGAGACCGGGGTACTGGCGCGTCCCGCCGAAGGGACCGAGCAGTTCCAGCACGCGGACGAGGTACGCCCCGACCGCGAGCAGGAGCCCGGTAGCGAGTCCGATCTTCGCGTTACGCGGGACCGACAGCGCCTGGATCAGTCCGCCCGACGCCGGGCGCTCGGGCACGTCCTGTGACACACGAGTTCGTTGGCACGCGAGCGACTAAGCCGCGTCGGTTCTGCGGAGTGTCTCGTCCTGCGAGATACGACCGCGACTCACGCGTAGGCCGCGAACTCCTCGCCGAAGACGAGAAACACCGCCACGCCGACCAGTCCGATCGCA of the Salinirubrum litoreum genome contains:
- a CDS encoding DUF7536 family protein, whose protein sequence is MSQDVPERPASGGLIQALSVPRNAKIGLATGLLLAVGAYLVRVLELLGPFGGTRQYPGLGAEGYFLMLAFVLATATALLVTAVLTVVSAYRLTRELD